In one Ictalurus furcatus strain D&B chromosome 10, Billie_1.0, whole genome shotgun sequence genomic region, the following are encoded:
- the alpi.1 gene encoding alkaline phosphatase, intestinal, tandem duplicate 1, producing MMKLQLDLMLLLCSSICLQLLQLLHHTHAHTAALWEADPSYWNEQAKKTLDDALKLQPMTHRAKNIILFLGDGMGVSTVSAARILRGQMDGGSGEETILALDTFPYLALSKTYSVDKQVADSASTATAYHCGVKANSKTVGLSATAIPYECNTTFGNEVYSVLHRAKLQGKSVGIVTTTRVQHASPAAAYAHSVSRSWYSDSDLPPEAQQDGCVDISTQLITNTDIDVILGGGRMYMTPKGTPDPEYPSSSSRKGDREDKRNLIEAWLDKQKDRSVQFVWNKEQFNAVDVNTTDCLMGLFEPKDMKFEVFRNRTSDPSIVDMTEKAIHILKKNPNGFFLFVEDEGRIDHGHHAGIAKLALTETVMFDQAVRRASQLTEESETLTIVTADHSHVFTFGGSTPRGNPIFGLAPKNADDRLPFTSILYANGPGYVHVNGTRANVSAVDYFDEEYMQQAAVPLDAETHGGEDVAIYAKGPMAHLFHGVKEQHYIAHVMAYAACLHPYTDCPPELNSAPRLTLSLSLSLSCAVIWFSSR from the exons ATGATGAAGCTGCAACTCGACCTCATGCTCCTGCTGTGTAGCTCCATCTGTCTGCAACTTCTGCAACTTCTCCATCACACTCACGCTCACACTGCAG CTCTTTGGGAAGCCGATCCTTCATACTGGAATGAACAAGCAAAGAAAACTCTGGATGATGCACTTAAACTCCAGCCAATGACTCACAGAGCCAAAAACATCATACTCTTCCTCGGTGATG GAATGGGCGTGTCCACTGTCTCAGCTGCCCGAATCCTGAgaggacagatggatggaggatCAGGGGAGGAGACTATCCTCGCCTTGGATACATTTCCTTACCTTGCTCTGTCAAAG ACATATAGCGTGGATAAGCAGGTAGCGGACAGTGCGAGCACAGCTACAGCATACCACTGTGGTGTTAAAGCGAACTCTAAAACTGTGGGTCTCAGTGCGACCGCCATCCCCTACGAGTGCAACACGACCTTCGGAAATGAAGTTTACTCCGTCCTGCACCGTGCTAAATTGCAAG gtaaatCAGTTGGCATTGTGACCACCACTCGAGTTCAGCATGCATCTCCGGCAGCGGCGTATGCCCACTCCGTGAGCCGTAGCTGGTACAGTGATTCTGATTTACCACCTGAAGCCCAACAAGACGGCTGTGTGGACATTTCCACTCAACTTATCACCAACACTGACATTGAT GTTATTCTCGGAGGTGGACGGATGTACATGACACCCAAGGGCACTCCGGATCCAGAATatccatcttcatcatcacggAAAGGTGACCGTGAGGACAAGAGGAACTTGATTGAGGCATGGCTAGATAAGCAAAAG gacagaagcgTTCAGTTTGTTTGGAATAAAGAGCAGTTTAATGCAGTGGATGTGAACACTACAGACTGTCTGATGG GGCTGTTTGAACCAAAGGACATGAAGTTTGAGGTGTTCAGGAACCGGACAAGTGATCCCTCCATTGTAGACATGACTGAGAAAGCCATTCATATCCTCAAGAAGAACCCAAAtggatttttcctttttgtgGAAGATGA GGGCAGGATCGATCATGGCCACCACGCTGGTATCGCTAAACTGGCGCTAACAGAGACAGTGATGTTCGACCAAGCAGTTCGTCGAGCATCTCAGCTCACCGAAGAGTCTGAAACTCTCACCATCGTCACTGCAGATCACTCACACGTTTTCACATTTGGCGGGAGCACACCACGGGGGAACCCTATTTTTG GTCTGGCACCGAAGAATGCAGATGACAGACTTCCATTTACTAGTATTCTGTATGCTAACGGGCCCGGATATGTGCATGTAAACGGGACGAGAGCGAACGTGTCAGCGGTGGATTACT tcGATGAGGAATACATGCAACAGGCTGCTGTGCCATTAGACGCTGAGACTCATGGAGGCGAAGACGTGGCGATTTACGCTAAAGGCCCAATGGCGCATCTTTTCCATGGCGTTAAAGAGCAACATTACATCGCTCACGTGATGGCATATGCCGCCTGCCTCCATCCCTACACCGACTGTCCCCCTGAGCTTAACTCTGCCCCCcgactcactctctctttgtcgCTCAGTTTATCATGTGCAGTGATTTGGTTTAGCTCAAGATAA